A part of Deinococcus aerius genomic DNA contains:
- a CDS encoding DUF1028 domain-containing protein translates to MTFSIVGRDPATGDLGVAVASKFLAVGALVPFARSGVGAVATQSYVNPNFGPEGLRLLASGMSPEEVAAEFRATDPDIAQRQFGIVGADGRGATYSGAGCHAWAGGYTGPDVAIQGNILTGPEVVDAMLAAWEAGAGQPLPHRLLGALRAGDAAGGDRRGRQSAALLCVGPGRGYGGLTDDWVNLRADDHPDPCAELERLLGIHDLLFGRPATTHELSEEELGWLRAVLIHEDYATSLPGGPWDPETEAAAWALYGTENLEERWVPGGRFDPVALAYLRERFRE, encoded by the coding sequence ATGACCTTTTCCATCGTGGGCCGGGACCCCGCCACCGGGGACCTCGGCGTGGCCGTGGCGAGCAAGTTCCTGGCGGTAGGCGCCCTGGTGCCCTTCGCGCGCTCGGGGGTGGGCGCGGTCGCCACCCAGAGCTACGTGAACCCTAATTTCGGGCCGGAGGGGCTGCGGCTCCTCGCCTCCGGGATGAGCCCCGAGGAGGTCGCCGCCGAGTTCCGGGCTACCGACCCGGACATCGCCCAGCGGCAGTTCGGGATCGTGGGGGCGGACGGGCGGGGCGCGACCTACTCCGGGGCGGGGTGCCACGCGTGGGCGGGCGGCTACACCGGGCCGGACGTGGCGATTCAGGGCAACATCCTGACCGGGCCGGAGGTCGTGGACGCGATGCTCGCGGCATGGGAGGCGGGGGCGGGGCAACCTCTCCCCCACCGGCTGCTGGGGGCGCTGCGGGCCGGGGACGCGGCGGGAGGGGACCGGCGGGGGCGGCAGTCGGCGGCCCTGCTGTGCGTGGGACCGGGGCGGGGCTACGGGGGCCTGACGGACGACTGGGTGAACCTGCGCGCCGACGACCACCCCGACCCGTGCGCGGAACTCGAACGGCTGCTGGGGATTCACGACCTGCTCTTCGGGCGCCCCGCGACGACCCACGAACTCAGCGAGGAGGAGCTGGGCTGGCTGCGCGCCGTGCTCATCCACGAGGACTACGCGACCTCGCTGCCCGGCGGCCCCTGGGACCCGGAGACGGAGGCGGCGGCCTGGGCGCTGTACGGCACCGAGAACCTGGAGGAACGCTGGGTGCCGGGGGGACGCTTCGACCCGGTGGCGTTGGCGTACCTGCGGGAACGCTTCAGGGAGTGA
- the sat gene encoding sulfate adenylyltransferase, with protein MTTLSNPSPILLPPPLGGTLVNRVRRPGPDFDPAELAGLPRLELSDRSYADLEMLATGAYSPLTGFLGEADYLSVIEHLRLADGTPWSIPITLPVSREEAAQSTGRVVLTHGGEPVGWIEVQERYEGRKGFEAREVYRTEDAAHPGVAALYAGGEVYLAGPVTLFEVPRGAFPRHHRTPAEVREVIEARGWRTTVAFQTRNPIHRAHEYLHKVTLELVDGLLLHPLVGQTKGDDVPAGTRVRAYEVLLERYYPQARTLLSVYPAAMRYAGPREAILHALSRRNYGVTHFIVGRDHAGVGSYYGTYDAQEIFSAYTPEELGIRILKFEHTFYCKTCGQLVSPRTCPHGSEHHLVLSGTRVREKLRAGESLPAEFTRPEVAEVLRGAYTAQG; from the coding sequence ATGACGACCCTGTCCAACCCCTCCCCCATCCTCCTTCCTCCTCCACTCGGCGGCACCCTGGTGAACCGCGTGCGCCGTCCCGGCCCGGACTTCGACCCCGCCGAACTCGCGGGCCTGCCCCGGCTGGAACTGAGCGACCGCTCGTACGCCGACCTGGAGATGCTGGCGACGGGCGCCTACTCGCCGCTGACGGGCTTTCTGGGCGAGGCGGACTACCTGAGCGTGATTGAGCACCTGCGGCTGGCCGACGGGACGCCCTGGAGCATCCCGATCACGCTGCCCGTGAGCCGGGAGGAGGCCGCCCAGTCCACGGGCCGCGTGGTGCTGACGCACGGCGGCGAGCCGGTCGGATGGATCGAGGTGCAGGAGCGGTACGAGGGGCGCAAGGGCTTCGAGGCCCGCGAGGTCTACCGCACCGAGGACGCGGCGCACCCCGGCGTGGCGGCCCTGTACGCGGGGGGGGAGGTGTACCTCGCCGGACCCGTGACCCTCTTCGAGGTGCCGCGCGGCGCCTTTCCCCGCCACCACCGCACCCCGGCGGAGGTCCGGGAGGTGATTGAGGCGCGGGGCTGGCGGACCACCGTGGCCTTCCAGACCCGCAACCCGATCCACCGGGCACACGAGTACCTGCACAAGGTGACGCTGGAACTCGTGGACGGCCTCCTGCTGCACCCGCTCGTCGGGCAGACGAAGGGGGACGACGTGCCCGCCGGGACCCGCGTGCGGGCCTACGAGGTGCTCCTCGAGCGTTACTACCCGCAGGCCCGCACGCTGCTCAGCGTCTACCCGGCGGCCATGCGTTACGCCGGGCCGCGGGAGGCGATCCTGCACGCGCTCTCGCGGCGCAACTACGGGGTGACGCACTTCATCGTGGGGCGCGACCACGCCGGGGTGGGGAGCTACTACGGCACCTACGACGCCCAGGAGATCTTCTCGGCGTACACGCCGGAGGAGCTGGGCATCCGCATCCTGAAGTTCGAGCACACCTTCTACTGCAAGACGTGCGGCCAGCTCGTCAGCCCGCGCACCTGCCCGCACGGCAGCGAGCACCACCTCGTGCTGAGCGGCACGAGGGTGCGCGAGAAATTGCGTGCCGGAGAGAGTCTGCCCGCCGAGTTCACCCGGCCGGAGGTGGCCGAGGTGCTGCGGGGGGCGTACACCGCTCAGGGTTAA
- the cysC gene encoding adenylyl-sulfate kinase, whose translation MTAILGRPEVGTGRVVWFTGLSGAGKSTLASALYAELVARGERVELLDGDAVRENLSKGLGFTRADRDTNVRRIGFVAGLLARHGVTVLVSAISPYADTRREVLGGLPNATEVFVDAPLEVVTQRDVKGLYLKALAGEIPHFTGVSDPYEAPEAPDLHLRTDRISVEDGVRRLLDHLGYGA comes from the coding sequence ATGACCGCGATCCTGGGTCGACCTGAAGTCGGCACGGGCCGGGTGGTGTGGTTCACCGGCTTGTCCGGTGCCGGAAAAAGCACTCTGGCCTCGGCCCTGTACGCGGAGCTGGTGGCGCGGGGCGAGCGGGTGGAACTCCTGGACGGGGACGCCGTGCGCGAGAACCTGAGCAAGGGGCTGGGCTTCACGAGGGCCGACCGCGACACGAACGTCCGGCGCATCGGTTTCGTGGCCGGGCTGCTCGCCAGGCACGGCGTGACCGTCCTCGTGAGCGCGATCAGCCCCTACGCGGACACCCGGCGCGAGGTGCTGGGTGGCCTGCCCAACGCCACGGAAGTCTTTGTGGATGCCCCGCTGGAGGTCGTCACCCAGCGCGACGTGAAGGGCCTGTATCTGAAGGCGCTGGCGGGCGAGATTCCGCACTTCACGGGCGTCTCCGACCCCTACGAGGCCCCCGAAGCACCCGACCTCCACCTGCGGACCGACCGCATCAGCGTGGAGGACGGCGTGCGGCGACTGCTCGACCACCTGGGGTACGGGGCATGA
- a CDS encoding 3-keto-5-aminohexanoate cleavage protein translates to MLLKACLNGGRPVGSHPALPVTPVQLAEAAREAVAAGAGALHLHPRDRSGRESLEAEVVAAALNAVRVACPGVPVGISSGFWILPDVAAQLAAARAWTVLPGFVSVNWHEPHAESLAGTLMGRGVGVEAGLWNVGAAHAFLEWPDRDRALRVLVELPDQSAEEVLPEAAAILTLLDEAGVTPPRLLHGLDRSVWPLVREAGRRGLSTRIGLEDTLTRPDGTLAADNADLVRAARRVLASPP, encoded by the coding sequence ATGCTGTTGAAAGCCTGCCTGAATGGGGGCCGCCCGGTGGGAAGCCACCCGGCCCTGCCCGTCACCCCGGTCCAGCTTGCAGAGGCGGCGCGGGAAGCTGTCGCGGCGGGCGCCGGGGCGCTGCACCTGCACCCCCGCGACCGTTCGGGCCGCGAGTCGCTGGAGGCGGAGGTGGTCGCGGCTGCCCTGAACGCGGTCCGCGTCGCCTGCCCCGGCGTCCCCGTGGGTATCTCCAGCGGCTTCTGGATTCTGCCCGACGTGGCCGCGCAACTCGCCGCCGCCCGCGCCTGGACGGTCCTCCCTGGCTTCGTCTCGGTGAACTGGCACGAGCCGCACGCGGAGAGCCTGGCCGGGACGTTGATGGGCCGGGGAGTGGGGGTCGAGGCGGGCTTGTGGAATGTGGGCGCCGCGCACGCATTCCTGGAGTGGCCGGATCGCGACCGGGCGCTGCGGGTCCTCGTCGAACTCCCCGACCAGTCCGCGGAGGAGGTGCTGCCCGAGGCGGCGGCCATCCTGACGCTCCTGGACGAGGCCGGAGTGACGCCGCCCCGCCTCCTGCACGGCCTGGACCGCAGCGTGTGGCCCCTCGTGCGCGAGGCGGGTCGCCGGGGCCTCTCCACCCGCATCGGCCTGGAGGACACCCTCACCCGGCCGGACGGCACACTTGCCGCCGACAACGCCGACCTCGTGAGGGCCGCGCGGCGCGTGTTAGCCTCGCCCCCATGA
- a CDS encoding Rrf2 family transcriptional regulator, with the protein MRLSATDVYAFQALGFLGTQEPTRWVSSEEISEATGVHRPYLVRILAALTAKGIVKSKKGIGGGYALSRKPRLISLCEVVRAIDGPVAPLSCISLNWHEPCAEEDRCHARATLYTRMRDAMLAVLQEFSVEDLVADARQGVSYGHCLGHLLKPNA; encoded by the coding sequence ATGCGGCTCTCGGCCACCGATGTCTATGCCTTCCAGGCGCTCGGCTTCCTGGGCACGCAGGAACCCACGCGCTGGGTGTCCAGCGAGGAGATCAGCGAGGCGACGGGCGTTCACCGCCCCTACCTGGTCCGCATCCTGGCGGCGCTGACGGCCAAGGGCATCGTGAAGAGCAAGAAGGGCATCGGCGGCGGGTACGCCCTGAGCCGCAAGCCCCGGCTGATCTCGCTGTGCGAGGTGGTGCGCGCCATCGACGGCCCGGTGGCGCCCCTCTCCTGCATCAGCCTGAACTGGCACGAGCCCTGCGCCGAGGAGGACCGCTGCCACGCCCGCGCCACGCTCTACACCCGGATGCGCGACGCCATGCTCGCCGTCCTTCAGGAGTTCAGCGTGGAAGACCTCGTGGCCGACGCGCGGCAGGGCGTGAGCTACGGCCACTGCCTGGGCCACCTGCTCAAGCCGAATGCGTAA
- a CDS encoding nitrite/sulfite reductase — protein sequence MSDIEALKKEVPPFQIFDLIPQYAAQGFVNPEHIDLLKWAGVYPQRPQEDGYLMMRVKVPTAEFSSDTLRVVAGISEDFGRGFLDVTDRQAFQFHWLRIQDVPQIFDRLEPIGLHTKGACGDTVRAVIASPLAGLDAREIIDVRPLAAAMEGTLSGNPDFQDLPRKFKISITGTPELEGIHMINDIGFLAHRVDGEIGFDVWVGGGLGAVAHLAKRLGVFIRPEEVVEVGRAIAGAYRDHGYRVSRKKSRLKFLIKDIGVEKFREIVETEYLGRKLTDGPAAPVARFGGNDVLGVNPQGDGLNYVVVATTVGRIDPFKARRLADLADRYGKGVLRTTAFQNMMIPHVRSEDVAGLTAELEAIDLAPKTTLRGTTIACTGTQFCRLALTETKARTANLVDHIEAKFADLDVPFTINLTGCSNACTRYQVADLGFMGSLRGEEEVYQVHLAGSIGQAQRTGDRLKGFVPATRLNEYTEAVLSDFRAGKLPGESFVEYADRVGHERFAPDTILKPEREVVTA from the coding sequence ATGAGCGATATCGAAGCCCTGAAAAAAGAAGTCCCGCCCTTCCAGATTTTCGATCTGATCCCGCAGTACGCCGCGCAGGGGTTTGTGAACCCCGAACACATCGACCTGCTGAAGTGGGCGGGCGTGTACCCGCAGCGCCCCCAGGAGGACGGCTACCTGATGATGCGGGTGAAGGTGCCGACCGCCGAGTTTTCGTCTGACACCTTGCGCGTGGTCGCGGGCATCTCGGAGGACTTCGGGCGCGGCTTTCTCGACGTGACCGACCGCCAGGCCTTCCAGTTCCACTGGCTGCGGATTCAGGACGTGCCGCAGATTTTCGACCGCCTGGAGCCGATCGGCCTGCATACCAAGGGGGCATGCGGCGACACCGTGCGCGCCGTGATCGCCTCGCCCCTCGCCGGACTCGACGCCCGGGAGATCATCGACGTGCGGCCCCTCGCCGCCGCGATGGAGGGGACGCTGAGCGGCAACCCCGACTTCCAGGACCTGCCGCGCAAGTTCAAGATTTCGATCACGGGGACGCCCGAGCTGGAGGGCATCCACATGATCAACGACATCGGCTTCCTGGCCCACCGGGTGGACGGGGAGATCGGTTTCGACGTGTGGGTGGGCGGCGGCCTGGGGGCGGTCGCGCACCTTGCCAAACGGCTGGGTGTGTTCATCCGGCCCGAGGAAGTGGTGGAGGTGGGCCGCGCCATCGCCGGGGCGTACCGCGACCACGGCTACCGGGTCAGCCGCAAGAAGAGCCGCCTGAAGTTCCTGATCAAGGACATCGGCGTGGAGAAGTTCCGCGAGATCGTGGAGACGGAGTACCTGGGCCGTAAGTTGACGGACGGCCCCGCCGCGCCCGTCGCCCGCTTCGGCGGCAACGACGTTCTCGGCGTGAACCCGCAGGGTGACGGCCTGAACTACGTCGTCGTGGCGACGACGGTGGGCCGCATCGACCCCTTCAAGGCGCGCAGGCTCGCCGACCTCGCCGACCGCTACGGGAAGGGTGTTCTCCGCACCACCGCCTTCCAGAACATGATGATCCCCCACGTGCGTTCGGAGGACGTGGCGGGGCTGACCGCCGAGCTGGAGGCCATCGACCTCGCGCCGAAGACCACGCTGCGCGGCACGACCATCGCCTGCACGGGGACCCAGTTCTGCCGCCTCGCGCTGACGGAGACGAAGGCGCGCACCGCGAATCTCGTGGACCACATCGAGGCGAAGTTCGCCGACCTCGACGTGCCCTTCACCATCAACCTGACGGGCTGCTCGAACGCCTGCACCCGCTATCAGGTCGCCGACCTCGGCTTCATGGGCTCGCTGCGCGGCGAGGAAGAGGTCTATCAGGTCCACCTCGCGGGCAGCATCGGGCAGGCGCAGCGCACGGGCGACCGCCTGAAGGGCTTCGTGCCCGCCACACGGCTCAACGAGTACACCGAGGCGGTGCTCTCCGACTTCCGGGCGGGCAAGCTCCCCGGCGAGAGCTTCGTGGAGTACGCCGACCGGGTGGGTCACGAGCGCTTCGCCCCCGACACGATCCTCAAGCCCGAGCGTGAGGTCGTGACCGCATGA
- a CDS encoding phosphoadenylyl-sulfate reductase, giving the protein MTALENRPGVRTPEQGGVPLTTEPRAPREAAGHVDTTAPAFTPDTNPLDVIRWALEAHPDLLMPSAFNLNGVVLLDLAARAGYRGEVVFVDTGFHFPETLQTRDRLAARYPEMTFVTLNAGAHPEDGQTPPDLYASDPDACCAVRKVAPLQAYLREKAPSALLNARSRDQASTRADIPFVETGGARVKINPLAHWTRERLEAYARDHGLPVNPLYFDGFLSVGCWTCTRAVRPGEDARAGRWAGKGKTECGLWAGENRL; this is encoded by the coding sequence ATGACGGCGCTGGAGAACCGCCCCGGGGTGCGTACGCCCGAGCAGGGCGGCGTGCCGCTGACGACCGAGCCCCGTGCCCCCCGTGAAGCCGCCGGGCACGTCGACACCACCGCGCCCGCCTTCACCCCCGACACCAACCCCCTGGACGTGATCCGCTGGGCGCTCGAAGCCCACCCCGACCTGCTGATGCCCAGCGCGTTCAACCTCAACGGCGTCGTGCTCCTCGACCTCGCCGCTCGGGCGGGCTACCGGGGCGAGGTCGTGTTCGTGGACACCGGCTTCCACTTCCCCGAAACCTTGCAGACCCGGGACCGCCTCGCCGCGCGTTACCCGGAGATGACCTTCGTGACGCTGAACGCGGGGGCGCACCCGGAAGACGGTCAGACGCCGCCCGACCTCTACGCCTCCGACCCCGACGCCTGCTGCGCGGTGCGGAAGGTCGCACCCCTTCAGGCGTACCTGCGGGAGAAGGCGCCCTCCGCCCTGCTCAATGCCCGCAGCCGGGATCAGGCGAGCACCCGCGCCGACATCCCCTTTGTCGAGACGGGCGGGGCGCGGGTGAAGATCAATCCCCTCGCCCACTGGACGCGCGAGCGGCTGGAGGCGTACGCGCGGGACCACGGCCTCCCCGTCAACCCGCTGTATTTCGACGGCTTCCTGTCCGTGGGCTGCTGGACCTGTACCCGCGCCGTCCGTCCCGGCGAGGACGCCCGCGCGGGCCGGTGGGCCGGGAAGGGCAAGACCGAGTGCGGGCTGTGGGCGGGGGAGAACCGGCTGTAG